ctacacccattgatggattttgtaaatctttttacaggttaaaaatgagaaggaattcgtCTCCAGGAAGCTCAGACACGGCAcagcagttttgttgtctctgtctagatatttaagaagtggagcaagggatccaattgaccacccttcctgctcagacagtggggagggattcactcagtcatttgaccaactggcatgcctgtaatttacacaggagaaaggcctttcacctgctcaaacagtgggaatggattcactcagttatcacaattgaaggtacatcagcaaattcacactgggcaaggccattcatctgttctgtgtgtgagaaggggttcagtcggtcttcccacctgtggacacaccagtcagttcacaccacaccgggcagaggctggtcatctgttgaatttctgggaaaggattcactcagtcatctgacctaatggctcaccagcgagttcacactggggagaagccgttcacctgctcagtctgtgggaagggattcactcagtcatcccacctactgagacatcagcgaattcacactggggagaagccgttcacctgctcagtctgtgggaagagattcactcagtcatccaacctacagagtcatctgcgagttcacactggggagaagccgttcacctgcttagaatgtggaaagagattcactcattcatcccacctacagagtcatcagcgagttcacactggggagaagccgttcacctgctcagtctgtgggaagagattcactcggtcatcccacctacagagtcatcagcgagttcacactggggagaagccgttcacctgctcagaatgtgggaagggattcactcagtcatcctacctacagagtcatctgcgagttcacactgggggagaagccgttcacctgcttagaatgtggaaagagattcactcattcatcccacctacagagtcatcagcgagttcacactggggagaagccgttcacctgctcagtctgtgggaagagattcactcggtcatcccacctacagagtcatcagcgagttcacactggagagaagccattcacctgctcagtctgtgggaaaggattcactctgtcatctaccctacagagtcatcagcgagttcacactggggagaagccgttcacctgctcagtctgtgggaagggattcactcagtcatccaacctactggtacatcagcgagttcacactggagagaagccgttcacctgctcagtctgtgggagaggattcactctgtcatctaccctactggtacatcagcgagttcacactggggagaagccgttcacc
This window of the Hemitrygon akajei unplaced genomic scaffold, sHemAka1.3 Scf000100, whole genome shotgun sequence genome carries:
- the LOC140723097 gene encoding LOW QUALITY PROTEIN: uncharacterized protein (The sequence of the model RefSeq protein was modified relative to this genomic sequence to represent the inferred CDS: deleted 1 base in 1 codon), whose translation is MAHQRVHTGEKPFTCSVCGKGFTQSSHLLRHQRIHTGEKPFTCSVCGKRFTQSSNLQSHLRVHTGEKPFTCLECGKRFTHSSHLQSHQRVHTGEKPFTCSVCGKRFTRSSHLQSHQRVHTGEKPFTCSECGKGFTQSSYLQSHLRVHTGEKPFTCLECGKRFTHSSHLQSHQRVHTGEKPFTCSVCGKRFTRSSHLQSHQRVHTGEKPFTCSVCGKGFTLSSTLQSHQRVHTGEKPFTCSVCGKGFTQSSNLLVHQRVHTGEKPFTCSVCGRGFTLSSTLLVHQRVHTGEKPFTCSECGKRFTHSSHRLRHQRVHTGEKSFTCSVCGKGFTRSYHLQNHQRVHTGERPFTCSVCGKGFTVSSTLLVHQRVHTGEKPFTCSECGKRFTHSSHLLRHQRVHTGEKPFTCSVCGKRFTRSSHLQSHQRVHTGEKPFTCSECGKGFTQSSYLQSHLRVHTGEKPFTLLRISTQDASLVLFAVCPDGALP